DNA sequence from the Deltaproteobacteria bacterium GWA2_45_12 genome:
TGGTTGGCAAATTCTTCAAAAATCTTTTTATCTTCGGATTCAACTTTTATCTGAAAACGATCTTCAATCCCGTATTCCAGAAAATGATTCATTTCCCACAACAAAAGATCCTTGTCGAAACGGCGATAAAAGGCCACACAACTCCCGTCACGATTTTGGGATGTTTTTTGCTGAAATTGAACCAGTAAGCCCAGCGCTTTTCTGTAAGATGAAATCAAAACATCATCACTGGCCCCCGAAACCACCTTTTCAAGAGCCAGATCCCCTAAATCCTGCAAAACCAGGAGACTCTTATCCGCATTGGCTGCATAAATTTCAGGAACAGGCAATCCAACACCTTTGAGATATTTTTGAACATTGATAAAGGGCAGTTCATCCATTTTTTTTGTGGTTTTGGTGACTTCTTCTGAAACAGAGGCAAAGCCCGAGGGCATTTTCATCAAAATAGCTGTCCGGCCATCCTTGAAATGAAAACGAAAATACTCACGGTAACTGGCTTCTCCCGCCAATTTGACCAGATTAAAACTTTCTTTTTGAAATGGAGTGGCTTGCAATAACGATGGAAGTTGACCTTGCCATGAATTCATAAGTGGGAAACGGTAGCATTGAATAAGAGAAGCGTCAAATAAACCAATTTAAATTTAAAACCGTAAAAATAAATTTGTTATTATTAAAAAATAGGCCTAAAATAATTTGTTTTTCCGGGTTTATCCCCTACGCTCGTTGGCTTCGGGGACGAGTCTTGCCGGGTCAAGATTCTCCGCCTAAGGCGGAGAATCTTGGGTCCAGGGCTTGCCCTGGGGTGCATACCATTGATCTATGACGATTGACATTCTCCCAAAATTCATCAGAGACGCTTATGAAATACATGAATGGAAACATGCTTGTGTTATTCTTAAAAATGATTTCCACAAAGAATGGGATAATATAATTGAGGTCTTGACAGAGTTTAGACTCAAGAAAAGCTGGATCACAGAAGGGGGTGGAAGAAAATCACAAGTTGCAGAAGCAATTGATCATGCTTTTTATAATAAAGGATGGCATGAAAAACTTTTCACAACCAAAGTAGTTGTCGATGGACATTCGATGGATTCTCCTACTCATAAAATTGACTGTTATAAAAACCGTGTAGCTTTAGAAATTGAATGGAATAATAAAGACCCTTTTTTTGACAGGGATCTTAATAATTTTAGACTGTTATTTGATCTGAGAGCAATTAGCGTGGGCATCATTATAACAAGATGCGACAACCTCCAAGATATCTTCAATGGACTAGACCGCGGAAAATCCTATGGCGCTTCAACAACACATATGAGCAAACTTTTACCAAGAATCGAAGGTGGTGGAGGATCTGGATGCCCACTACTTGTTTTTGGAATTACTCAAAAATTATATGAAACAAATAATTAATACATCAAAAAATAATTTTATAACTGATTTTCAAGATTCAATTAA
Encoded proteins:
- a CDS encoding restriction endonuclease, whose product is MTIDILPKFIRDAYEIHEWKHACVILKNDFHKEWDNIIEVLTEFRLKKSWITEGGGRKSQVAEAIDHAFYNKGWHEKLFTTKVVVDGHSMDSPTHKIDCYKNRVALEIEWNNKDPFFDRDLNNFRLLFDLRAISVGIIITRCDNLQDIFNGLDRGKSYGASTTHMSKLLPRIEGGGGSGCPLLVFGITQKLYETNN